The Panacibacter microcysteis genome includes a window with the following:
- a CDS encoding MGH1-like glycoside hydrolase domain-containing protein, with the protein MTAEQQRLNVNATKKVPLEQWGPYVSERQWGTVREDYSENSDAWNYFPFTHAHARAYRWGEDGIAGISDFFQNLCFSVALWNGKDKILKERLFGLGNYQGNHGEDVKELYYYLDNIPSHYYMQMLYKYPQQAFPYDKLIEENRKRGKLETEYELLDTGIFDNNKYFDVYITYAKHGKKDIAIKIEVVNRGNTAAPLWIVPTLWFYNRWQYGGVDKLPVIREVNDCTVKATHERLGNYYLYFQKANDKLYTDNETNYEKLFGKPNPTPFTKDAINDAIIEQKNVEALRKRKSGTKFSPVYSGTIKPGGSKVIYLRLSDTLTDNVFHKGFEQIFKQRKEEADEFYNEILPVNLSHDLRNIQRQALAGLMWSKQYYHYDIERWISTSDGIAPLSEQRKRGRNHDWLHLKNQDVILMPDKWEYPWYAAWDLAFHCIAMAVADPVYAKHQLILVMREWYMKPDGQLPAYEWNFSDVNPPVHAWAALQVYYIEKEQRGKGDIPFLKRIFQKLLINFTWWINRKDPNGNNIFEGGFLGLDNIGVFNRSIQLHSQMELEQADGTSWMGMYALNLMDMAIEIAMHDISFEDTATKFFEHFVLIAEALNELGLWNNEDKFFYDVLGAPGAQPIQLRIQSIVGLTTLFAVSIINRNVLGKLEDFTKRITWFENYRLKNNKFWPNEERAEEGKLLLSLVPKERLIALLQRLLNETEFLSNGGIRALSKYHEQHPYSVDIDGTVYSIQYDPGDSTSDFFGGNSNWRGPVWIPINYIIIQSIKKYGAFYDGTLTIEYPTNSGHFMELKEVAVELTKRVISLFELDEKNERRLHGNENWFYSKPENKDLILFYEYFHGDTGRGLGASHQTGWTALLAELINEIAYSLPKEPAQTQPQKTTE; encoded by the coding sequence ATGACTGCAGAACAACAGCGCCTTAATGTAAATGCCACAAAGAAAGTTCCACTCGAGCAATGGGGCCCGTATGTTTCGGAGCGGCAATGGGGAACCGTGCGTGAAGACTACAGTGAAAACAGCGATGCGTGGAATTATTTTCCTTTTACGCATGCACACGCACGTGCATACCGTTGGGGAGAAGATGGCATTGCCGGTATTTCAGATTTTTTTCAAAACCTGTGCTTTAGCGTAGCGTTGTGGAATGGCAAAGATAAAATTCTGAAAGAGCGGTTATTTGGCCTGGGCAATTACCAGGGCAACCATGGAGAAGATGTAAAAGAACTGTATTACTATCTCGACAATATTCCTTCTCACTATTACATGCAAATGCTGTATAAATATCCGCAGCAGGCATTTCCATACGATAAACTGATAGAAGAAAACCGCAAACGTGGTAAGCTTGAAACCGAATATGAGTTGCTCGATACCGGCATTTTCGATAACAACAAATACTTCGATGTTTATATAACTTATGCCAAGCATGGCAAAAAAGATATTGCTATAAAAATTGAAGTTGTTAATCGCGGAAACACGGCCGCACCATTGTGGATAGTGCCAACACTATGGTTTTATAACCGCTGGCAATACGGTGGTGTAGACAAGCTGCCCGTTATTCGCGAAGTAAATGATTGCACTGTAAAAGCAACTCATGAGCGGCTTGGTAATTACTACCTGTACTTTCAAAAAGCAAACGACAAGCTCTATACAGATAACGAAACAAATTACGAGAAGCTTTTTGGCAAACCCAATCCCACACCTTTCACCAAAGATGCCATAAACGATGCTATAATAGAGCAGAAGAACGTAGAGGCATTGCGCAAAAGAAAAAGCGGTACAAAGTTTTCGCCTGTTTACAGCGGAACGATAAAACCCGGTGGCAGTAAAGTAATTTACCTGCGTTTGAGCGATACATTGACAGATAACGTTTTTCATAAAGGATTTGAGCAGATCTTCAAACAGCGCAAAGAAGAAGCCGATGAGTTTTACAATGAAATTTTACCGGTAAACCTTTCGCATGACCTGCGCAATATTCAGCGCCAGGCGCTGGCGGGGCTTATGTGGAGCAAACAATATTATCACTACGATATTGAGCGCTGGATATCTACCAGCGATGGTATTGCGCCCCTGAGCGAACAGCGCAAGCGCGGCAGAAACCACGACTGGCTGCACCTCAAAAACCAGGACGTAATACTTATGCCCGATAAGTGGGAATATCCGTGGTATGCCGCGTGGGACCTAGCATTTCACTGCATTGCCATGGCGGTGGCAGATCCTGTGTATGCAAAACACCAGTTGATACTGGTCATGCGGGAATGGTATATGAAGCCAGACGGCCAATTGCCTGCCTACGAATGGAACTTCAGCGATGTAAACCCGCCGGTACATGCATGGGCAGCACTACAGGTTTATTATATAGAAAAGGAGCAAAGAGGCAAAGGGGATATTCCTTTCCTCAAACGCATCTTCCAGAAACTGCTCATCAATTTTACCTGGTGGATCAACCGTAAAGACCCTAACGGTAACAACATCTTTGAAGGAGGCTTCCTCGGTCTTGATAACATTGGCGTGTTTAACCGCAGCATACAGTTACACAGCCAGATGGAACTGGAGCAGGCAGACGGTACAAGCTGGATGGGCATGTACGCCCTTAACCTGATGGACATGGCTATTGAAATTGCCATGCACGATATTTCTTTTGAAGATACTGCCACCAAGTTTTTCGAACATTTTGTATTGATTGCAGAAGCATTGAACGAACTTGGCTTATGGAACAATGAAGACAAATTCTTTTACGATGTGTTGGGTGCACCGGGTGCGCAACCTATACAGTTACGCATACAAAGTATTGTTGGTTTAACAACGTTGTTTGCAGTTTCTATCATTAACAGGAACGTGCTCGGCAAGCTCGAAGATTTTACCAAGCGCATTACCTGGTTCGAAAATTACCGGTTAAAGAATAACAAGTTCTGGCCAAACGAAGAACGTGCAGAAGAAGGAAAACTGTTATTATCGCTGGTGCCTAAAGAAAGACTGATTGCCTTATTGCAAAGACTGCTGAACGAAACCGAATTTCTTTCCAATGGCGGCATCCGTGCATTGTCAAAATACCACGAGCAGCATCCTTATTCTGTAGATATAGATGGTACGGTGTACTCCATACAGTACGATCCCGGAGATTCCACGTCAGATTTTTTTGGTGGTAACAGCAACTGGCGCGGCCCCGTGTGGATTCCCATTAACTATATCATCATTCAGAGCATCAAAAAATACGGCGCTTTTTATGATGGTACGCTCACCATAGAATATCCAACCAATTCCGGCCATTTTATGGAGTTGAAAGAAGTGGCAGTAGAGCTTACCAAACGTGTCATCAGTTTGTTCGAGCTCGATGAAAAGAATGAGCGCCGCCTGCATGGCAACGAGAACTGGTTTTACAGCAAACCGGAAAATAAAGACCTTATTTTATTCTATGAATATTTTCATGGAGATACGGGCCGCGGGCTGGGTGCGTCGCATCAAACCGGGTGGACTGCATTGCTCGCCGAGCTCATCAACGAGATCGCTTATTCACTGCCAAAAGAACCAGCCCAAACGCAACCACAAAAGACAACTGAATAA
- a CDS encoding DUF6089 family protein, translated as MLKKTLLAAGIVLSAVAAKAQLYESNVHQGEFGASIGLAHYFGDLNTTASLSRPKFSAGIFFVKQFNNYVGLKVAADYARLGYSDVYSKNEFQRRRNLSFNTNLWEASLSGYFNFFKFMPGVEGFNYTPYVSLGVGVFTYDPYAYLGGQKYFLRPLGTEGQGRDTSFNRSPYSTTAMSFPLTVGFKYAFSENFNVFAEVGYRFTNTDYLDDVSTTYADPNSFATLPDGSPSVEYLLQDRSYETGDRIGMKGRQRGNSLQKDAYVMLHFGVSINLSSYRCPPNK; from the coding sequence ATGTTGAAGAAAACACTATTGGCGGCTGGCATTGTACTATCAGCAGTAGCTGCTAAAGCTCAACTTTATGAAAGTAATGTACACCAGGGCGAGTTTGGCGCTTCTATAGGGCTTGCGCATTATTTTGGAGATCTCAACACCACTGCTTCTCTCAGCCGGCCCAAATTTTCTGCCGGAATATTTTTCGTTAAGCAGTTCAATAATTATGTAGGGCTTAAAGTAGCTGCAGATTATGCGCGGCTCGGTTATTCTGATGTATACAGCAAAAATGAATTCCAGCGCAGGCGCAACCTTAGCTTTAATACCAACCTCTGGGAAGCATCTCTCAGCGGGTATTTCAACTTTTTTAAATTTATGCCGGGTGTGGAAGGTTTTAATTATACACCTTATGTATCACTTGGCGTGGGCGTTTTTACCTACGATCCGTATGCATACCTCGGCGGCCAAAAATATTTCCTGAGGCCACTTGGTACAGAAGGCCAGGGTAGGGATACATCATTTAACCGTTCGCCCTACAGTACCACTGCCATGTCTTTCCCGCTTACAGTGGGCTTTAAATATGCATTCAGCGAAAACTTCAACGTATTTGCAGAAGTAGGGTATCGTTTTACCAACACCGATTACCTCGATGATGTAAGCACTACCTATGCTGATCCTAATTCATTTGCCACATTGCCTGATGGCAGCCCTTCCGTAGAATATCTTTTGCAGGACAGGAGCTATGAAACCGGCGACCGCATTGGTATGAAAGGCCGCCAGCGTGGCAACAGCCTGCAGAAAGATGCTTATGTTATGTTGCACTTTGGTGTTTCTATCAATTTGTCTTCTTACAGGTGCCCGCCCAATAAATAA
- a CDS encoding alpha-galactosidase: MKQWLPVFFVMSAITSLAQQPDFAIWSNTISKTPPDWLVKPVSARAAVYKSADGKDVVLYNGLVKRTFRITPNVACTGYENMSNGQQLLRAVNPEAKVTINNVLYNVGGLYGQQEKAYLLPGWVNHFTGATGNFHVNEITANIIKPRLNWQCKTWAYNKKQPTGVELVFHYANNLPVVKDVRIAVHYELYDGIPLIVKWVEITNSGNACTIGKVVNETLALVEEESAVVGTPEQMKKQHGIYVETNYAFNNAMRYDISDQTTHWQTDSTYTSQVNYNYQTPCVLEVYPEKVTGVVLGKGESFKSVRTHELLMDSYDRERRGLMIRKMYTTVAPWTTQNPIFMHLVSRNDDEVLNAVNQCAATGYEALILSFGSHCNMEDTAADNIAKWKKLADYAHSKQILIGSYSLFSSRRISDEDDVIDPVSGKPDAAAFFGHAPCMGSKWGLAYLGKLKYFMAGTGFNIFENDGPYPGDVCASTTHPGHKSLDDSQWKQMELQKDLYHWCNENGIYVNAPDWYFMDGTNKIAIGYREVNFSLPRENQKLLNRQNIYDGTWEKTPSMGWGFVPLTKYQGGGAEAVLEPLSEHLEDYEQLMVQYYGAGVQACYRGPRLYDTEQTRQAVVKTINWYKKYRDILNADIIHLRRADGRDWDGIMHVNPQLAIKGFVMLYNPLKQTITRNIQLPLYYTGLSYVAIVQQEDKSPASYKLSRNHTIDLTVTLKPESYTWLTIQ; the protein is encoded by the coding sequence ATGAAGCAATGGTTACCGGTATTTTTCGTAATGTCAGCAATTACATCCCTGGCACAGCAGCCAGATTTTGCCATATGGAGCAATACCATTAGTAAAACACCGCCAGATTGGTTAGTAAAGCCTGTTTCAGCAAGAGCAGCTGTTTATAAATCTGCAGATGGAAAAGATGTTGTTTTATACAATGGCCTGGTAAAAAGAACATTTCGTATTACACCAAATGTTGCTTGTACAGGCTACGAAAACATGAGCAACGGCCAGCAACTGCTGCGTGCAGTAAACCCCGAGGCAAAGGTTACAATAAACAATGTATTGTATAATGTTGGCGGCTTATACGGCCAGCAGGAAAAAGCATACCTGTTACCCGGCTGGGTAAATCATTTTACGGGTGCTACCGGCAATTTTCATGTGAATGAAATAACGGCTAATATAATAAAACCGCGGTTAAACTGGCAATGTAAAACATGGGCATACAACAAAAAACAACCAACAGGTGTAGAGCTTGTCTTTCATTACGCCAATAACCTGCCGGTTGTTAAAGATGTCCGTATTGCCGTGCATTACGAGTTGTATGATGGTATACCGCTGATCGTAAAATGGGTAGAGATCACCAACAGCGGCAACGCGTGTACAATAGGTAAAGTTGTGAATGAAACACTGGCCCTTGTGGAAGAAGAAAGCGCTGTCGTTGGCACACCTGAGCAAATGAAAAAGCAACACGGTATTTACGTGGAAACCAATTATGCATTCAACAATGCCATGCGTTACGATATCAGTGATCAGACTACGCACTGGCAAACAGACAGCACGTATACTTCACAGGTAAATTATAATTATCAGACACCCTGTGTACTCGAAGTGTATCCTGAAAAAGTAACAGGCGTTGTATTGGGCAAAGGAGAATCGTTTAAGTCGGTTCGTACGCATGAATTGCTGATGGATAGTTACGACCGTGAAAGACGCGGACTGATGATCCGTAAAATGTATACCACCGTTGCGCCGTGGACAACGCAAAATCCCATATTCATGCACCTCGTAAGCAGGAACGATGATGAAGTGCTCAATGCAGTCAACCAGTGTGCTGCAACAGGCTACGAAGCATTGATACTAAGTTTCGGCTCTCACTGTAATATGGAAGATACAGCCGCTGACAATATTGCCAAATGGAAAAAGCTGGCAGATTATGCGCACAGCAAACAAATACTGATCGGCAGTTACTCACTTTTCAGCTCCCGCAGAATAAGTGATGAAGATGATGTAATTGATCCTGTAAGCGGTAAGCCCGATGCCGCCGCTTTTTTCGGCCATGCGCCGTGTATGGGCAGTAAATGGGGGCTTGCCTACCTCGGGAAGCTTAAATATTTTATGGCAGGAACCGGGTTCAACATTTTTGAAAATGACGGGCCATACCCGGGCGATGTTTGTGCATCTACCACACACCCCGGGCACAAAAGCCTTGATGACAGCCAGTGGAAGCAAATGGAATTGCAGAAAGACCTTTACCATTGGTGCAATGAAAATGGTATCTATGTAAATGCACCCGACTGGTATTTTATGGATGGCACAAACAAAATTGCCATAGGTTACCGCGAGGTAAATTTTTCGCTGCCAAGAGAAAACCAAAAACTGCTCAACAGGCAAAACATCTACGATGGCACATGGGAAAAAACACCCTCTATGGGCTGGGGCTTTGTGCCATTGACCAAATACCAGGGTGGAGGCGCAGAAGCAGTGCTGGAGCCATTGTCAGAACACCTGGAAGATTATGAACAACTGATGGTGCAATACTATGGTGCAGGCGTGCAGGCATGTTATCGCGGGCCGAGGTTATATGACACAGAGCAAACCAGGCAAGCGGTGGTTAAAACAATTAACTGGTATAAAAAATACAGGGATATTCTTAATGCGGATATTATTCATCTTAGGCGTGCAGATGGCCGCGACTGGGATGGCATTATGCATGTAAACCCACAGCTTGCCATAAAAGGCTTTGTAATGTTGTACAACCCGTTAAAGCAAACCATTACAAGAAATATTCAATTGCCGTTATATTACACAGGGTTGTCATATGTTGCCATTGTACAACAGGAAGACAAAAGCCCCGCCAGCTACAAGCTGAGCAGGAACCATACTATAGACCTCACTGTTACGCTTAAGCCGGAAAGTTATACCTGGCTTACCATTCAATAG
- a CDS encoding alpha-L-fucosidase — MKRQVFLSSCICLLALAGVAQTYRPDWQSLDTRPVPEWYRNSKFGIFIHWGVYAVPGFTTKGNYSEWYQHQMESGDTAVIKYHQTNYGNNSYYTFADHFTADLFNPDEWAKLFEASGAKYIVLTSKHHDGYALWPSKEATRDWGFPWNAAETAPHRDLLGDLFAAVRKTSVHPGMYFSLYEWYNPLWKKDHAEYATKHMWPQMLDLINNYKPDVFWTDGEWDESDTLWQSTKFLAWLYNESPVKNSVVTFDRWGRGIRFKHGQVFTPEYQPELDFENHYFEENRGMGFSYGYNRNEDAWDYNSTQSLVLQLVDKVSRGGNFLLDVGPDEHGKIPPIMQERLLQIGEWMKDNNECIYNTVRWKNTCQWSAGKTDYKPIRKEGDFRASGDYMLKLTVNPDPGYAVKELFFTYNPTSNNLYAVFPKYPADHKLVLKNFNLPKATAISFLATKEKLGWKQVGSNVEVSLPPYDPNKIKAPYAYAIKIEGFGK, encoded by the coding sequence ATGAAAAGACAAGTCTTTCTCTCATCATGCATTTGTTTACTGGCATTGGCAGGTGTTGCGCAAACTTACCGGCCTGACTGGCAAAGCCTTGATACCAGGCCCGTTCCCGAATGGTACAGGAACAGCAAGTTCGGCATATTTATACATTGGGGTGTATATGCAGTGCCTGGTTTTACAACGAAAGGAAACTATTCTGAGTGGTACCAGCACCAGATGGAAAGTGGTGATACCGCTGTTATAAAATATCATCAAACAAATTATGGTAATAACAGCTATTACACTTTTGCAGATCATTTTACGGCAGATCTTTTTAATCCCGATGAGTGGGCAAAATTATTTGAAGCATCAGGTGCAAAATATATTGTCCTTACATCCAAACACCACGATGGCTATGCACTCTGGCCGAGCAAAGAAGCTACAAGAGATTGGGGTTTTCCCTGGAATGCTGCAGAAACAGCACCCCACAGAGATCTGCTGGGCGATCTTTTCGCGGCAGTCAGGAAGACCTCTGTTCATCCCGGTATGTATTTTTCATTATACGAGTGGTATAACCCTTTATGGAAGAAAGACCATGCGGAATATGCTACGAAACACATGTGGCCGCAAATGCTCGATCTTATCAACAACTACAAACCAGATGTATTCTGGACCGATGGCGAGTGGGATGAATCAGACACCCTGTGGCAATCCACCAAATTCCTTGCGTGGTTATACAATGAAAGCCCGGTAAAAAATTCAGTGGTTACATTCGATCGCTGGGGTCGTGGTATACGGTTTAAACATGGCCAGGTATTTACGCCAGAGTACCAGCCCGAGCTGGATTTTGAAAATCATTATTTCGAAGAGAACCGAGGCATGGGCTTTTCTTATGGCTACAACCGTAATGAAGATGCATGGGATTATAATTCCACGCAGTCACTGGTATTACAACTGGTAGATAAAGTAAGCCGCGGCGGTAACTTCCTGCTCGATGTTGGCCCGGATGAGCATGGAAAAATACCACCCATTATGCAGGAGCGTTTGTTGCAGATTGGCGAGTGGATGAAAGACAACAATGAATGCATCTACAACACCGTGCGCTGGAAAAATACCTGCCAGTGGAGTGCAGGCAAAACAGATTATAAACCCATACGCAAAGAAGGAGATTTTCGTGCCAGCGGAGATTACATGTTAAAACTTACCGTCAATCCCGATCCCGGTTACGCGGTAAAAGAATTATTCTTCACTTATAATCCAACCAGCAATAATCTTTATGCAGTATTTCCAAAATATCCTGCAGATCACAAACTGGTATTAAAGAATTTCAACCTGCCAAAGGCAACAGCAATAAGCTTCCTCGCCACTAAAGAAAAGCTGGGCTGGAAACAGGTTGGCAGCAATGTAGAGGTAAGCCTGCCGCCTTATGATCCCAATAAAATAAAAGCGCCGTACGCATATGCAATAAAAATAGAAGGTTTTGGAAAATAA
- a CDS encoding sterol desaturase family protein has translation MNALITYFQNISSLHRALILAGGITLFWLLESGIPLFRFGYNKWKHAGVNFFFTATTIAVNFVFAILIVLSSDWVVQNNFGILQWISLPVWLEMILGLLLLDLIGAYIIHLLEHKIKWLWKFHMVHHADIYVDTTTANRHHPGESVFRAVFTIAAVWLSGAPIWLVMMYQSVSVVLSQFNHANIHMPMWLDNMLRVVFVTPNMHRIHHHYMRPQTDSNYSNIFSFWDRLFGTYNNTPMKDIRYGLDVLEGRNNNIGSMLKVPFDKNIQTDY, from the coding sequence ATGAATGCGCTCATTACTTACTTTCAAAATATTTCATCACTACACAGGGCACTGATACTTGCGGGTGGTATTACACTCTTCTGGCTACTGGAAAGCGGTATCCCGTTGTTCAGGTTTGGCTACAACAAATGGAAACATGCAGGCGTTAATTTTTTCTTTACTGCAACAACCATTGCTGTAAACTTTGTTTTCGCAATACTCATTGTACTTTCCAGCGATTGGGTGGTACAAAATAACTTCGGCATATTACAATGGATCAGCCTTCCTGTATGGCTGGAAATGATCCTTGGCCTGCTGCTGCTCGATTTAATTGGTGCATACATTATACACCTGCTTGAACATAAAATAAAATGGCTGTGGAAGTTTCACATGGTGCATCATGCAGACATTTATGTAGATACAACCACCGCTAACCGTCACCATCCCGGTGAAAGCGTTTTCCGCGCAGTGTTTACTATTGCGGCCGTATGGCTAAGTGGTGCACCCATATGGCTGGTAATGATGTACCAGAGTGTAAGTGTTGTACTCTCGCAATTTAACCATGCGAATATTCATATGCCAATGTGGCTCGATAATATGCTGCGCGTGGTATTTGTAACGCCCAATATGCATCGCATACATCATCATTACATGCGCCCTCAGACAGACAGTAACTACAGCAATATCTTTTCTTTCTGGGACAGGCTTTTCGGTACTTACAACAACACCCCAATGAAAGATATCCGTTATGGCCTGGATGTATTGGAAGGCCGAAACAACAACATAGGCTCGATGCTCAAAGTGCCCTTTGATAAAAACATACAAACGGATTATTGA
- a CDS encoding head GIN domain-containing protein has product MKRLIVFALLAISLNSFAIGKTIKGNGIHNTETRPAGNFTRLSVGGPMNVTIRYGNSTNLTIDGDENLLPYIETTVKDGTLKIKVKDLNNINPTLKLTIQVSMTTIDGIAQAGSGTVSGSGNFESNGNTSFNMSGSGKLSLSFASFKASDISMSGSGSMQLKGNIEGQLEIHQSGSGSIDCLNAPCQSATARISGSGNMKLNAAKNLEAHISGSGAIYYSGSPSLNSHISGSGRIKKI; this is encoded by the coding sequence ATGAAAAGGTTAATTGTTTTTGCTTTGCTGGCTATATCGCTTAACAGTTTTGCAATTGGCAAAACCATTAAAGGCAATGGCATTCATAATACCGAAACAAGACCGGCAGGCAATTTTACGAGGCTGTCTGTAGGCGGACCGATGAATGTAACAATACGCTATGGCAACAGCACCAACCTCACTATTGACGGAGATGAAAACCTGCTGCCCTACATAGAGACAACTGTAAAAGATGGCACACTTAAGATCAAGGTCAAAGACCTGAACAATATCAATCCGACACTCAAACTTACAATACAGGTAAGCATGACAACCATTGATGGTATTGCACAGGCAGGCAGCGGCACGGTGAGCGGCAGCGGAAACTTTGAAAGCAATGGCAATACCAGCTTCAACATGTCTGGCTCGGGAAAATTGTCTTTATCCTTTGCCTCTTTCAAAGCTTCTGACATTAGCATGAGCGGCAGCGGATCTATGCAACTAAAAGGAAACATCGAAGGCCAGCTGGAAATCCATCAAAGCGGCAGCGGAAGTATTGATTGCCTGAATGCACCCTGCCAGTCGGCAACAGCACGCATAAGTGGCAGTGGCAACATGAAACTGAATGCAGCAAAAAATCTGGAGGCGCATATCAGTGGCAGCGGCGCAATTTATTATTCCGGTTCACCTTCGTTGAATTCGCATATTTCCGGCAGTGGACGTATCAAAAAGATCTAA
- a CDS encoding trans-sulfuration enzyme family protein: protein MEPMDISYIINEYAEERNDYFRAVTPPIVQTSNFAFSTVDALRKSFEDEYGTWLYSRGLNPTVDILRKKLAALDGAEDCLVFNSGAAAIFAAVLANVKSGDHIVSVRNPYTWAKKMFDEILVRFNVSVTYIDGTDIANFVAATKENTTVYYLESPNSWTYELQDLQAVATLAKQHNIVTICDNSYCTPLYQRPIAFGIDLVLQSATKYIGGHSDVVAGVLCGSKQMLTKIFNSEYLNIGSGIQPFNAWLLIRGLRTLPLRLEKVTETTGKVLGWLQAHPRIEKVIFPFDENFPQYALAKSQMQGACGLLTFIITAKKIETIEAFCNALKHILMAVSWGGHESLIIPRCAGIKREQFMAAAPEHRMLRLYCGLENAAYIIADLEKGFAAIETME from the coding sequence ATGGAGCCAATGGATATATCGTACATCATTAATGAATACGCAGAAGAGCGCAACGATTACTTTCGTGCGGTAACACCGCCAATTGTACAAACAAGCAATTTTGCGTTTAGTACGGTAGACGCGCTTAGAAAAAGTTTTGAAGACGAATACGGCACATGGTTGTATAGCCGCGGCCTGAACCCAACTGTGGACATATTAAGAAAAAAACTTGCTGCACTGGATGGCGCAGAAGACTGTCTTGTTTTTAACAGCGGCGCAGCCGCCATATTTGCCGCTGTGCTGGCCAATGTAAAAAGCGGAGATCATATTGTAAGTGTGCGCAACCCGTATACGTGGGCAAAAAAAATGTTCGATGAGATCCTGGTGCGTTTCAATGTTTCAGTAACATACATCGATGGAACAGACATTGCAAACTTTGTAGCAGCTACTAAAGAAAATACTACCGTGTATTATCTCGAATCGCCCAATAGCTGGACTTATGAGTTGCAGGATCTGCAGGCAGTGGCTACGCTGGCAAAGCAACACAATATTGTTACCATTTGCGATAACAGTTATTGTACGCCATTGTATCAGAGACCAATAGCATTCGGGATAGATCTTGTATTGCAATCTGCAACCAAATATATTGGCGGCCACAGCGACGTGGTTGCAGGCGTTTTATGCGGCAGTAAACAAATGCTTACAAAAATATTTAACAGTGAATACCTGAATATTGGAAGCGGCATACAACCCTTCAATGCCTGGCTGCTTATACGTGGGTTGAGAACATTACCACTAAGACTGGAAAAAGTTACTGAAACAACGGGCAAGGTATTGGGCTGGTTGCAGGCGCACCCCCGTATTGAAAAAGTGATCTTTCCTTTCGATGAGAACTTTCCACAATATGCATTGGCTAAAAGCCAGATGCAGGGAGCCTGTGGCCTGCTTACGTTTATCATAACAGCCAAAAAGATCGAAACAATAGAGGCTTTCTGTAATGCATTGAAGCATATTTTGATGGCAGTAAGCTGGGGAGGCCATGAGTCTTTGATTATTCCACGCTGTGCAGGAATAAAACGGGAGCAGTTTATGGCTGCTGCGCCCGAACACAGGATGCTGCGCCTGTATTGCGGGTTGGAAAATGCAGCCTATATTATTGCAGATCTTGAAAAAGGCTTTGCTGCGATTGAAACAATGGAATAA